In Nicotiana tabacum cultivar K326 chromosome 2, ASM71507v2, whole genome shotgun sequence, the following proteins share a genomic window:
- the LOC107802022 gene encoding L-type lectin-domain containing receptor kinase S.4-like, whose protein sequence is MICRINVTLLVWLYFYNFSLKHQTALFIKKQLSYNKFLKSSVAFNPNLITYDKILKLDLKMLQIPLEMVSLCLLLLCLFISPSMQLDGFIYTRFNEPNNNMTLSGVAEISQNGFIQLTNETSRLMGHAFYSSPFQFKNSITGTAFSFSTCFALSIVPEYPKLGGHGLAFTISQSNDLSTALPSQYLGLLNATDVGNFSNHIFAVEFDTVQDFEFGDINDNHVGINLNSLRSNMSVAAAYFDDDLVKQDLNLKCGKVILAWVEYDSVKNLVKITLSRSSLKPKLPLISYHIDLSPFLKENMYVGFSASTGLLASSHYIFGWSFKLNGEAKFLDLDSLPLLPGPKKKHTGLILAISIIAVIFALISILAAIYLIKKFKNADVIEPWELEVGPHRYSYQELKQATRGFKDSELLGFGGFGKVYKGVLQNSKMEIAVKRISHESKQGLREFVSEISSIGRLRHRNLVQLVGWCRRRGDLLLVYDFMPNGSLDNFLFDKPKIVLSWEQRFKIIKGVASGLLYLHEGYEQVVVHRDVKASNVLLDGELNAKLGDFGLARLYEHGSNPCTTRVVGTLGYLAPELPRTGRATEKSDVFAFGALLLEVVCGRRPIESKAGPEELVLVDMVWNKMREEKTLDVIDKRLKGEFNEREVVMVLKLGLMCSNNEALARPSMRQVMSYLEGEIEMPDAPMAPGVYNGGFGFDENELHSLASSRGHTYLANGDVDGTFVSISTVPMSCLFTEEVPR, encoded by the coding sequence ATGATCTGCAGAATAAATGTCACTCTTCTTGTTTGGTTGTATTTCTATAACTTTTCTCTCAAACACCAAACTGCCCTTTTCATTAAAAAGCAACTTTCTTACAACAAATTCCTCAAATCTTCTGTAGCTTTCAATCCAAATCTTATTACCTATGACAAAATCTTGAAATTAGACCTGAAAATGTTGCAAATCCCTTTAGAAATGGTCAGTTTATGTCTTCTACTACTCTGCCTTTTCATTTCCCCTTCTATGCAGCTTGATGGCTTTATCTATACAAGATTCAATGAACCAAACAACAACATGACCTTAAGTGGAGTTGCAGAAATAAGCCAAAATGGATTTATTCAATTGACCAATGAAACAAGTAGACTTATGGGTCATGCCTTCTATTCTTCACCTTTTCAGTTCAAGAACTCAATTACTGGCActgctttttctttttcaaccTGTTTTGCTCTTTCTATAGTACCTGAATATCCAAAACTTGGTGGCCATGGACTTGCTTTTACCATTTCTCAATCCAATGATTTAAGCACAGCTCTTCCAAGTCAGTATTTAGGTTTACTCAATGCTACTGATGTTGGTAACTTCTCTAATCATATATTTGCTGTTGAATTTGATACAGTACAAGATTTTGAGTTTGGAGATATTAATGATAACCATGTTGGTATCAACCTCAATAGTTTAAGGTCTAATATGTCTGTTGCAGCTGCTTACTTTGATGATGATTTGGTAAAACAAGATCTGAATCTTAAATGTGGGAAGGTAATATTGGCATGGGTAGAATATGATTCAGTTAAAAACTTGGTTAAAATTACTCTTTCAAGATCTTCTTTAAAACCCAAGTTGCCACTTATATCTTATCATATAGATCTCTCTCcatttctcaaagaaaatatgtATGTTGGTTTTTCTGCTTCAACTGGTTTGCTTGCCAGTTCTCATTATATTTTTGGTTGGAGTTTTAAGTTGAATGGTGAAGCCAAATTTCTAGACTTGGATTCACTTCCATTACTACCTGGTCCCAAGAAGAAACACACTGGCCTAATTTTAGCTATCTCAATCATAGCAGTTATTTTTGCTTTGATTTCTATCTTAGCTGCTATTTATTTGATCAAGAAATTCAAGAATGCTGATGTTATAGAGCCTTGGGAACTTGAGGTTGGTCCTCATAGATATTCTTATCAAGAACTTAAGCAAGCTACTAGAGGTTTTAAGGATAGTGAGCTTCTTGGTTTTGGTGGATTTGGTAAAGTTTACAAGGGTGTTTTACAAAATTCGAAGATGGAAATCGCTGTGAAGCGTATTTCGCATGAATCTAAACAGGGTTTGCGCGAGTTTGTGTCTGAAATTTCTAGCATTGGAAGACTTCGTCATAGGAATTTGGTTCAATTAGTAGGATGGTGCAGACGTCGTGGTGACCTGTTACTTGTCTACGATTTTATGCCTAATGGGAGCTTGGACAATTTCTTGTTTGATAAACCTAAAATTGTATTGTCTTGGGAGCAAAGGTTCAAGATCATCAAAGGGGTCGCTTCGGGTTTGCTATACTTACATGAAGGTTATGAGCAAGTTGTGGTGCATCGAGACGTTAAGGCTAGTAATGTGTTGCTAGATGGTGAGTTAAATGCCAAGCTTGGAGATTTTGGACTAGCAAGATTATACGAGCACGGATCAAACCCGTGCACGACTAGGGTAGTAGGCACATTGGGGTACCTTGCACCAGAATTGCCAAGAACAGGACGGGCTACAGAAAAATCTGATGTCTTTGCCTTTGGTGCATTGTTGCTTGAGGTGGTTTGTGGGCGTAGGCCGATTGAATCAAAGGCAGGGCCTGAGGAGTTAGTCTTAGTTGATATGGTGTGgaacaaaatgagagaagagAAAACTCTTGATGTTATAGACAAGAGATTGAAAGGCGAATTTAATGAACGTGAGGTTGTGATGGTGTTGAAATTGGGattaatgtgttcaaacaatgaAGCGTTAGCGCGGCCTAGTATGAGACAAGTGATGAGTTACTTGGAAGGTGAAATTGAAATGCCAGATGCTCCAATGGCTCCTGGTGTTTATAATGGAGGATTTGGATTCGACGAAAATGAACTGCATTCATTAGCATCTTCAAGGGGACACACATATTTGGCTAATGGAGATGTAGATGGTACATTTGTTTCTATTTCTACTGTACCAATGTCATGTTTATTTACTGAAGAAGTACCTAGGTAG